The following are from one region of the Gryllotalpicola protaetiae genome:
- a CDS encoding PulJ/GspJ family protein, whose translation MQPQDEQGFTLIELIVTMAVGALVLSLAASFIVASLRAQSTVSTQTDSTTSAQLALRSLQQGLENAPVFTVTNGSQPGDIIVIAPSLSPRSSAAWTCHAWRYSASASTISVATWNDGNTFAAETLHWTSLATRVSPKGATPVFLAGPHNMTDPTPNTVLEVTFVGTGYDGHSVSIVSQIASSPSSSGAGIAC comes from the coding sequence TTGCAGCCGCAGGACGAGCAGGGGTTCACGCTCATCGAACTCATCGTTACGATGGCGGTCGGCGCCCTGGTCCTCAGTCTGGCGGCGTCGTTCATAGTCGCCAGTCTTCGGGCGCAGTCGACCGTCTCGACCCAGACGGACTCGACGACCAGCGCGCAGCTGGCACTCCGGTCGCTGCAGCAAGGGCTTGAAAACGCCCCCGTGTTCACCGTCACCAACGGTTCGCAACCAGGAGACATCATCGTGATCGCCCCATCATTGAGCCCGAGGTCGAGCGCCGCGTGGACATGCCATGCGTGGCGCTACTCGGCCTCCGCCAGCACGATCAGCGTTGCCACCTGGAACGACGGCAACACCTTTGCAGCGGAGACGCTCCATTGGACTTCTCTTGCGACCCGAGTTTCACCCAAGGGCGCGACGCCGGTGTTCCTCGCTGGGCCGCACAATATGACCGACCCGACTCCCAACACCGTCCTCGAGGTCACGTTCGTAGGCACGGGCTACGACGGGCACTCGGTCTCGATCGTGTCGCAGATCGCATCCAGTCCCTCAAGCTCAGGGGCAGGTATCGCGTGTTGA
- a CDS encoding GspE/PulE family protein, which produces MASLTEILILHGALPIEHLDLISATPAVEAEAIGHLVQDGVLSAVQVAKAKAARAGVQFVDLTDFPVDRTAVALVNPAILRRSRLLPVAFADGDLVVATDAPDNLPAVDDVRTASGRPISLVVAESADLDAAFNRYLRADDELSDLTATFEEEQSREEAALAAFDTDNAEDDAPIVRFVNLLVSQAIQDRASDIHIEPAEHEVRVRYRIDGVLHEMQSAPKAIQNGVISRLKIMSDIDIAERRKPQDGRMSVSHGGRKIDLRVATLPTVWGEKIVMRILDNTSTTMSLESLNLLPRNFEVYRNSYTKPYGMILVTGPTGSGKSTTLYTTLNTVSKPEINVITVEDPVEYRMPGINQVQVNPKAGLTFASALRSILRSDPDVVLLGEIRDHETAQIAIEAALTGHLVLSTLHTNDAPSAITRLTEMDIEPFLVGSALDCVVAQRLARRLCERCKAEIEPDRAFLERVGFPMRALDNLGGVLFGPVGCQACSQTGYRGRMALHEIMPVSEQVERLTVERRSSAEIGRVAREQGMLTLREDGWAKCLEGWTSVEEVLRVVA; this is translated from the coding sequence ATGGCGTCCCTCACGGAGATCCTCATCCTCCACGGCGCCCTACCCATTGAGCACCTCGACCTCATCTCGGCGACCCCGGCCGTTGAGGCCGAGGCGATCGGCCATCTGGTTCAAGACGGCGTCCTCTCGGCCGTCCAGGTGGCCAAGGCCAAGGCCGCGCGGGCCGGCGTGCAGTTCGTCGACCTCACCGACTTCCCGGTCGACCGCACCGCCGTCGCGCTGGTAAACCCCGCGATCTTGAGGCGCAGCCGCCTCCTGCCGGTCGCGTTCGCCGATGGCGACCTGGTGGTCGCGACCGACGCTCCCGACAATCTGCCGGCCGTTGACGACGTGCGCACGGCATCCGGTCGCCCGATCTCGTTGGTGGTCGCGGAGTCCGCCGATCTCGACGCCGCATTCAACCGCTATCTGCGCGCTGACGACGAGCTGTCGGACCTGACCGCCACCTTCGAAGAGGAGCAGTCGCGTGAGGAGGCGGCGCTCGCCGCATTCGACACCGACAACGCCGAGGACGACGCACCCATCGTCCGCTTCGTCAACCTGCTCGTGAGCCAGGCGATCCAAGACCGTGCGAGCGACATCCACATCGAGCCGGCGGAGCACGAAGTACGGGTGCGGTACCGCATCGACGGCGTGCTGCACGAGATGCAGAGTGCGCCGAAGGCGATCCAGAACGGCGTGATCAGCCGCCTCAAGATCATGAGCGACATCGACATCGCCGAGCGCCGCAAGCCGCAGGACGGCCGGATGTCGGTGAGCCACGGCGGCCGCAAGATCGACCTGCGCGTGGCGACCCTGCCGACGGTGTGGGGCGAGAAGATCGTCATGCGAATCCTGGACAACACCAGCACGACGATGTCCCTCGAGAGCCTCAACCTGCTGCCGCGGAACTTCGAGGTGTATCGGAACTCGTACACGAAGCCCTACGGCATGATCCTCGTCACAGGCCCGACGGGCTCCGGCAAGTCGACGACGCTGTACACGACGCTGAACACCGTCTCGAAGCCTGAGATCAACGTGATCACGGTCGAGGACCCGGTCGAATATCGGATGCCTGGCATCAACCAGGTGCAGGTGAATCCCAAGGCGGGGCTCACCTTCGCGAGCGCGCTGCGCAGCATCCTGCGCTCTGACCCCGATGTGGTGCTGCTCGGTGAGATCCGCGACCACGAGACCGCGCAGATCGCGATCGAGGCGGCGCTCACCGGCCACTTGGTGCTGAGCACGCTGCACACCAACGACGCGCCCAGCGCGATCACCCGCCTCACCGAGATGGACATCGAGCCGTTCCTCGTGGGCTCTGCCCTCGACTGCGTCGTCGCTCAGCGCCTCGCCCGGCGCCTGTGCGAGCGCTGCAAGGCTGAGATCGAGCCCGATCGCGCTTTTCTCGAGCGGGTCGGCTTCCCGATGAGGGCGCTCGACAACCTCGGCGGGGTGCTGTTCGGCCCGGTCGGCTGCCAGGCCTGTTCCCAAACGGGGTATCGCGGCCGGATGGCGCTGCACGAGATCATGCCGGTGAGCGAGCAGGTCGAGCGCCTCACCGTCGAGCGCCGCTCGAGCGCAGAGATCGGCCGCGTGGCCAGGGAGCAAGGAATGCTCACGCTGCGCGAAGACGGCTGGGCCAAGTGCCTTGAGGGGTGGACCTCTGTCGAAGAGGTTCTTCGCGTCGTGGCCTAG
- the pilM gene encoding type IV pilus assembly protein PilM: MPTTIVGIDIGSETIRAVEITEPGKGRAVLHRFHELDLPVGAVVRGEVEQPHTVATALKQLWARGGFKSKKVVIGVGNQRVLARDLSVPKASIKQIRATLPFHVQDLLPVPVSDALLDFYPVSETVGESGPMVTGLLVAAVKEAVLGNVKAVQTAGLEPQNVDLIPFALVRSLIDRASGSGTVAVVDLGASATTVVVAARGVPQFIRIIPSGSDDLTRALAQRLEVAGDEAERVKKRLGLATSVVDMDEHKAVQVIYEVTNEMLASLRNTVNYFTNVHPEAPVQSIVVTGGGAALPGFLNALADVTRLPVALGDPLANLTVGKGLDQGQLAAARSSISVAVGLALGSAA; this comes from the coding sequence ATGCCCACAACGATCGTCGGAATCGACATCGGCAGCGAGACCATCCGCGCCGTCGAGATCACCGAGCCCGGCAAAGGCCGCGCCGTGCTGCACCGCTTCCATGAGCTCGACCTGCCCGTCGGCGCCGTGGTGCGCGGTGAGGTCGAGCAGCCGCACACCGTCGCCACTGCCCTCAAACAGCTGTGGGCGCGTGGGGGCTTCAAGAGCAAGAAGGTTGTGATCGGGGTCGGGAACCAGCGGGTGCTCGCCCGCGACCTGTCGGTGCCGAAAGCGTCGATCAAGCAGATCCGCGCGACACTGCCCTTCCACGTGCAGGACCTGCTTCCGGTCCCCGTGTCAGACGCGCTCCTGGACTTCTACCCGGTCAGCGAAACAGTGGGCGAGAGCGGTCCGATGGTCACCGGGCTGCTGGTCGCGGCCGTGAAGGAAGCCGTCCTCGGCAATGTCAAGGCGGTGCAGACGGCCGGGCTCGAGCCGCAGAACGTCGATCTCATCCCCTTCGCGCTCGTTCGTTCGCTGATCGACCGAGCAAGCGGCAGCGGCACGGTCGCCGTTGTCGACCTCGGTGCCAGCGCGACCACGGTCGTCGTCGCAGCGCGCGGGGTGCCGCAGTTCATCCGCATCATCCCCTCCGGCAGCGACGACCTCACTCGCGCCCTCGCGCAGCGCCTCGAGGTCGCGGGCGACGAAGCCGAGCGGGTCAAGAAGAGGCTGGGGCTCGCGACATCCGTCGTCGACATGGACGAGCACAAAGCGGTCCAGGTCATCTACGAGGTCACCAATGAGATGCTCGCCAGCCTGCGCAACACGGTGAACTACTTCACCAACGTCCACCCCGAGGCGCCGGTGCAGAGCATCGTCGTGACGGGCGGGGGCGCCGCACTGCCCGGGTTCCTCAATGCGTTGGCGGATGTCACGCGCCTGCCCGTCGCACTGGGTGACCCTCTCGCCAACCTGACCGTCGGCAAGGGGCTCGATCAGGGCCAGCTCGCGGCCGCGCGGTCGAGCATCTCAGTCGCCGTCGGACTCGCACTCGGGAGCGCAGCATGA
- a CDS encoding type IV pilus twitching motility protein PilT: protein MDKPVYEIPDMSEGGDVFGWRPTPAAAPAQATDAPPSRRSLRERHQPAAFDQAPIAEEQHVAPRLDAIPSAPPPDNYDDQALADMLATLRQRETFLTPPAPVPAPAPIVEQAPIVEQPPIVERPPIVEEREARLETIVQSTVAPAPTPAPVAPNPSPTVKIPVTDTSSPQRDNADPQLIAALQEVVASRASDLHVTANATPMLRVDGGLRSAPGTVVWDRDRVKHALYTLLTDAQKEQFEKELELDFAYTVSANARFRVNFYQQRDSIGAAFRLIPTEIKGLKALGVPEHIGRFAGLPRGLVLVTGPTGSGKSTTLAALIDLVNETRTDHIVTVEDPIEFLHNHKKSIINQREVGHDTHSFANALKHVLRQDPDVILVGELRDLETISVALTAAETGHLVFATLHTQDAAQTIDRVIDVFPPHQQDQVRVQLAATLQGVVCQTLIKKASGEGRVVATEVLVTTPAVGNLIREGKTYQIASSMQAGRDLGMHTMDQNLAELVNAGKITREAALEKSHDPAAFDRLIHRAETATDATGRALQAAGPDFGDSFSRLVQ from the coding sequence ATGGACAAGCCCGTTTACGAGATTCCTGACATGTCAGAGGGCGGTGACGTCTTCGGCTGGCGGCCGACGCCTGCGGCGGCTCCAGCGCAGGCGACGGATGCCCCGCCGTCGCGTCGCTCTCTTCGTGAGCGGCACCAGCCGGCGGCGTTCGACCAGGCGCCGATCGCCGAGGAGCAGCATGTAGCGCCGCGTCTCGACGCGATCCCCTCTGCACCGCCGCCGGACAACTACGACGACCAGGCCCTCGCCGACATGCTGGCGACCCTCCGTCAGCGCGAGACGTTCCTCACACCCCCAGCGCCTGTGCCGGCGCCCGCCCCGATCGTTGAACAGGCTCCGATCGTTGAACAGCCTCCGATCGTTGAGCGGCCCCCGATCGTTGAGGAGCGCGAAGCGCGTCTCGAAACGATCGTCCAGTCGACCGTGGCCCCCGCCCCGACCCCCGCACCCGTGGCGCCCAACCCCTCCCCCACGGTCAAGATCCCCGTCACCGACACCTCGAGCCCCCAGCGCGACAACGCAGATCCGCAGCTGATCGCCGCACTGCAGGAAGTGGTCGCGAGCCGGGCGTCCGACCTTCACGTCACGGCCAATGCGACGCCGATGCTGCGCGTCGACGGCGGCCTGCGCTCGGCCCCCGGCACGGTCGTGTGGGATCGCGACCGCGTCAAGCACGCGCTCTACACCCTGCTGACCGATGCCCAGAAGGAGCAGTTCGAGAAAGAGCTCGAACTCGACTTCGCCTACACGGTGAGCGCCAACGCGCGCTTCCGCGTGAACTTCTACCAGCAGCGCGACTCGATCGGCGCGGCGTTCCGTCTCATCCCGACCGAGATCAAGGGCCTCAAGGCGCTCGGCGTTCCCGAGCACATCGGCCGGTTCGCGGGGCTGCCCCGCGGCCTGGTACTGGTCACGGGCCCGACCGGCTCCGGCAAGTCGACGACTCTCGCGGCGCTGATCGACCTGGTGAACGAGACGCGCACCGACCACATCGTCACGGTCGAGGACCCGATCGAGTTCCTGCACAACCACAAGAAGTCGATCATCAACCAGCGCGAGGTCGGTCACGACACCCACAGCTTCGCGAACGCGCTGAAGCACGTGCTGCGTCAGGACCCCGACGTGATTCTGGTCGGCGAGCTCCGCGACCTCGAGACGATCTCGGTCGCGCTCACTGCGGCCGAGACCGGCCACCTCGTCTTCGCGACGCTGCACACGCAGGATGCCGCGCAGACCATCGACCGCGTCATCGACGTCTTCCCGCCGCACCAGCAGGACCAGGTGCGCGTGCAGCTCGCGGCGACCCTGCAGGGCGTGGTCTGTCAGACGCTGATCAAGAAGGCCAGCGGCGAGGGCCGCGTTGTCGCGACCGAGGTGCTCGTGACGACACCGGCTGTCGGCAACCTGATCCGCGAGGGCAAGACCTATCAGATCGCCTCGTCGATGCAGGCCGGGCGCGACCTCGGCATGCACACCATGGATCAGAACCTGGCCGAATTGGTCAATGCAGGCAAGATCACCCGCGAGGCCGCCCTCGAGAAGTCCCATGATCCGGCCGCGTTCGACCGCCTGATCCACCGTGCGGAGACGGCGACGGATGCCACGGGCCGTGCCCTTCAGGCGGCCGGCCCCGACTTCGGCGACAGCTTCAGCCGGTTGGTGCAGTGA
- a CDS encoding type II secretion system F family protein: MTTVAPTTFSYKGRGPDGKITKGRLEAPNEAAATSRLVGMGLTPISVAAAGTGLNRDIEFGFLKKSVGLKDLAVMSRQMSTMTGAGLSLLRTLVILADQSENEKLKETLHSVSKDVETGSALSESMSKHDDVFPPLMINMIRAGETGGFLDGALDSIATTFEKEAALRSTIKSAMAYPMMVLAMSLVAVVVMLTFIVPIFAKMFASLGSKLPLPTQILVDISHQMVWIAPTLVVLVIAGSVWWRRNKNEPAVRAKIDPVKLKLPVFGLLMKKIAIARFSRNMASMLAAGVPILNALRIVGETSGNWVIETALERIAKSVRQGKSFSGPMADEEVFPPMVTQMVAVGEDSGSMEVMLRKIAEFYDAEVQATTEALTSLIEPLLIAFLGVVVGGMIVCLYLPIFQITSAVQNAS, from the coding sequence ATGACGACGGTCGCCCCCACGACGTTCTCGTACAAGGGCCGTGGGCCCGACGGCAAGATCACGAAGGGCCGCCTTGAGGCGCCCAACGAGGCGGCGGCAACCTCGCGCCTCGTCGGAATGGGGCTCACGCCCATCTCCGTCGCCGCGGCAGGCACCGGCCTCAATCGCGACATCGAGTTCGGATTCCTCAAGAAGAGCGTCGGTCTCAAGGACCTCGCCGTGATGAGCAGGCAGATGTCGACCATGACCGGAGCCGGCCTGTCGCTGCTGCGCACCCTGGTGATCCTGGCCGACCAGAGCGAGAACGAGAAGTTGAAGGAGACGCTTCACTCGGTCTCGAAAGACGTCGAGACGGGCTCTGCTCTCTCGGAGAGCATGAGCAAGCACGACGACGTCTTCCCGCCCTTGATGATCAACATGATCCGGGCGGGCGAGACCGGCGGATTCCTTGACGGTGCGCTCGACTCGATCGCGACGACCTTCGAAAAAGAGGCGGCGCTGCGCTCGACCATCAAGTCGGCGATGGCCTACCCCATGATGGTTCTTGCGATGTCGCTCGTCGCCGTCGTGGTGATGCTGACTTTTATCGTGCCGATCTTTGCGAAGATGTTCGCGAGTTTGGGCTCGAAACTGCCGCTACCCACGCAGATCCTGGTCGACATCTCCCATCAGATGGTGTGGATCGCTCCGACCCTCGTCGTCCTCGTGATCGCCGGCAGCGTCTGGTGGCGGCGGAACAAGAACGAACCAGCCGTGCGCGCCAAGATCGATCCGGTCAAGCTCAAACTGCCCGTGTTCGGTCTGCTGATGAAGAAGATCGCCATCGCGCGCTTCTCTCGCAACATGGCGAGCATGCTGGCGGCCGGCGTACCGATTCTCAACGCACTGCGCATCGTGGGAGAGACCTCGGGTAACTGGGTCATCGAGACAGCGCTGGAGCGCATCGCGAAGTCGGTGCGGCAGGGTAAGTCGTTCTCCGGGCCGATGGCCGATGAAGAGGTCTTCCCTCCGATGGTCACTCAGATGGTTGCGGTGGGTGAGGACTCCGGCTCGATGGAGGTCATGCTGCGCAAGATCGCCGAGTTCTACGACGCCGAGGTGCAGGCCACCACAGAGGCGCTGACAAGCCTCATCGAGCCGCTCTTGATTGCGTTCCTCGGTGTGGTCGTGGGTGGCATGATCGTGTGCCTTTACCTCCCGATCTTCCAGATCACCTCGGCCGTCCAGAACGCCAGCTGA
- a CDS encoding PilN domain-containing protein has product MSTSELPSPLTELLTPLVETGIEEPAKRGARKRRAASQTDAAGGSATAPKGAKAPKQPRADELVVGGTPVARLLPPEVLEKGKARTTRNLMMLVILGVLVIAGVATAGAYLLAQRGQADLSELQSQNASVLAQESKYAPVRTVQSQVKLAQAAQHVGAASEIDWSAYFAKIQAVLPANVSITALSGETASPTTAVGQDSAPLSPSRSATVTMTITAPDELTIADTLDALQQLPGYAAAFPGSLTQSAGDSASTTPASGAAAPAAWTTTITLSLSDGAFADRFTPIAH; this is encoded by the coding sequence ATGAGCACGTCAGAACTCCCATCGCCGCTCACCGAGCTGCTCACGCCGCTTGTCGAGACCGGCATCGAAGAGCCGGCCAAGCGTGGCGCGCGCAAACGCCGCGCCGCGAGCCAGACGGATGCCGCGGGTGGAAGCGCCACGGCCCCTAAAGGGGCAAAAGCGCCGAAGCAGCCGCGTGCCGACGAGCTCGTCGTCGGCGGTACTCCGGTCGCGCGCCTCCTCCCCCCCGAGGTTCTCGAGAAAGGAAAGGCGCGCACCACTCGCAACCTGATGATGCTCGTGATCTTGGGGGTCCTCGTGATCGCCGGCGTGGCGACGGCGGGGGCTTATTTGCTCGCCCAACGCGGGCAGGCGGATCTCTCCGAGCTCCAGTCGCAGAACGCGTCCGTGCTTGCGCAGGAGTCGAAGTACGCGCCAGTGCGCACGGTGCAGAGTCAGGTGAAACTGGCGCAGGCCGCGCAGCACGTCGGCGCCGCCAGCGAAATCGACTGGAGCGCGTACTTTGCGAAGATCCAGGCGGTGCTGCCGGCGAACGTCTCGATCACCGCGCTCTCCGGCGAGACGGCGAGCCCGACGACCGCCGTCGGCCAAGACAGCGCCCCGCTGTCGCCCAGCCGTTCGGCGACGGTGACGATGACGATCACCGCCCCCGACGAGCTGACCATCGCCGACACCCTCGACGCGCTGCAGCAGCTGCCCGGGTACGCCGCAGCCTTCCCCGGCAGCCTGACCCAGAGCGCCGGCGACTCCGCGTCCACGACTCCCGCCTCGGGAGCCGCCGCACCCGCGGCCTGGACGACCACGATCACCCTCTCGCTGAGCGACGGCGCCTTCGCCGACCGCTTCACCCCGATCGCGCACTAG
- a CDS encoding type II secretion system protein, producing the protein MYFRLMGKLNARRKGLLAEDEKGFTLIELLVVVIIIGILAAIAIPVYLNVQNNAKDSAVQTDVTNLKTAVVSLETSGGQLPSSMTASTTAATGLPTTFVDGTTAISTADWTGAGATFSKYTTGLAFKATGSTFCVSGKSANNSYWATDTDGVTKVDATHSLPTTCVTP; encoded by the coding sequence ATGTATTTCCGCCTCATGGGCAAGCTCAATGCCCGCCGCAAGGGCCTCCTGGCCGAGGACGAGAAGGGCTTCACCCTGATCGAGCTCCTCGTCGTCGTGATCATCATCGGCATCCTCGCCGCGATCGCGATCCCCGTGTACCTCAATGTCCAGAACAACGCCAAGGACAGCGCCGTGCAGACTGATGTCACCAATCTTAAGACGGCGGTGGTGAGCTTGGAGACTAGCGGCGGGCAGCTTCCGTCGAGTATGACGGCTTCGACCACGGCCGCTACCGGTCTGCCGACCACGTTTGTGGATGGCACCACCGCGATTTCCACCGCTGACTGGACCGGTGCTGGTGCCACGTTCAGCAAATACACAACGGGCCTTGCTTTCAAAGCGACCGGGTCGACGTTCTGCGTGTCTGGCAAGAGCGCAAACAACAGCTATTGGGCGACCGACACTGACGGCGTGACCAAGGTCGACGCGACGCACTCGCTGCCGACGACCTGCGTGACGCCGTAG
- a CDS encoding prepilin peptidase, with product MPAIALGIFGSLIGSFLNVVVYRVPAGLSIVSPPSACPRCGEPIKGYDNIPLLSWLMLRAKCRHCGESISARYPLVELGTGLAFAAVAVWFALTQWQATDAAHLTASILSLVAFLYLAAISIALALIDLDTHKLPNAIVLPSYLVGGVLLGAASVVTRDWAQLVTMLAGGAALFALYFVIAFISPRGMGFGDVKLAGVLGLFLGHLGVAQLVVGAFAAFLLGGLFAIVLLVARRAGRKSGIPFGPWMLAGAWLGAIAGAPLAGAYLSLIGLTT from the coding sequence ATGCCCGCCATCGCCCTCGGAATCTTCGGCAGCCTGATCGGCTCCTTCCTCAACGTCGTCGTCTACCGCGTGCCGGCCGGCCTCAGCATCGTGAGCCCGCCCAGCGCGTGCCCGCGCTGTGGAGAACCGATCAAGGGGTACGACAACATCCCGCTACTGTCTTGGCTCATGCTGCGCGCCAAGTGCCGCCACTGCGGCGAGTCCATCAGCGCCCGCTACCCGCTGGTCGAGCTCGGCACGGGGCTCGCGTTCGCCGCTGTCGCGGTCTGGTTCGCGCTCACGCAATGGCAGGCGACGGATGCCGCGCACCTGACCGCCTCGATCCTGAGCCTCGTCGCGTTCCTCTACCTCGCGGCCATCTCCATCGCGCTCGCGCTCATCGACCTCGACACCCACAAGCTGCCGAACGCGATCGTGCTGCCGAGCTACCTCGTGGGCGGGGTGCTGCTCGGTGCGGCATCCGTCGTCACCCGTGACTGGGCGCAGCTCGTCACCATGCTCGCGGGTGGCGCGGCGCTGTTCGCGCTGTACTTCGTCATCGCGTTCATCTCCCCGCGCGGCATGGGGTTCGGCGATGTGAAGCTCGCCGGAGTCCTCGGCCTCTTCCTCGGCCATCTCGGCGTCGCGCAGCTCGTCGTCGGAGCCTTCGCCGCCTTCCTGCTCGGCGGCCTCTTCGCGATCGTGCTGCTCGTCGCGCGCCGAGCCGGCCGCAAGTCCGGCATCCCCTTCGGCCCGTGGATGCTCGCGGGTGCCTGGCTCGGCGCCATCGCCGGCGCACCGCTGGCCGGTGCCTATCTGTCCCTTATCGGTCTGACAACCTAG
- a CDS encoding type II secretion system protein: MKNPAENHETGLGLIEVIVAIFLLAILAVVMLPAVMGMINVSAKNSLLATANQGVNQMLERARNAGSTCAALIPPAPLPPLLPQSAVITTAAGAKIEIDTAVVCNPSSASTTAPGVATISSIAYRPTDPSDVLASGQTSVVVTG; the protein is encoded by the coding sequence ATGAAAAACCCGGCCGAAAACCATGAAACTGGCCTCGGTCTCATCGAGGTCATCGTCGCGATCTTTCTCCTCGCGATCCTGGCCGTGGTGATGCTGCCGGCCGTCATGGGCATGATCAACGTCTCAGCCAAGAACTCGCTGCTCGCGACCGCCAATCAAGGTGTAAACCAGATGCTGGAGCGCGCACGAAACGCAGGCAGTACGTGCGCCGCACTCATACCCCCGGCCCCCCTCCCTCCGTTGCTTCCGCAGTCCGCGGTCATCACCACGGCCGCGGGCGCGAAGATCGAGATTGATACCGCCGTCGTGTGCAACCCGTCCAGCGCGAGCACGACGGCGCCAGGCGTTGCGACGATCTCATCGATCGCCTACCGGCCGACGGACCCGTCCGACGTACTGGCCTCAGGCCAGACGTCCGTTGTGGTGACAGGTTAG
- a CDS encoding polymer-forming cytoskeletal protein — MAALRQKDQSDRGYALVSVIGVILVCGIVLALMGTMVASALGASTSTRAGVQSRGAADQGVAVVTADIDKGAAAGFPASPTSVWRCPALAGNYDNSVAPVSPTPLVPVPGPTPSTMAAPNSVYKVTVQHAGSDGVWHPGCPTALGQQVKLEATGWAQQNGIQGRSDQDSAHLEVVLGPSHGLIADGPAIFGYSTGGLAGGGSLVEVGSASPDVVIQTGNVNCSGAFYSNADLVVEGGDLAISGSCNVTGNVWASGAVSLSGGVKVSGSVVGSSITVDGSSHIDGSAWTPGAVSITGGGSYIGGSLTAGSLTLSGSGQLHGGAWIFGALQCSNWDYCVGGNVTAKTYTDPRYTGTTSSSTHGTITVTAPGVPSSPGAYGSAPSAPVVPTWIDYSSDTSVWSGFAQLDVSGAACTSASSLSTAIANKLASTAGATGVVADMLGCSSGLTIGGSDAVALNTDVVFYAHQYNLAGSGKFTSTRGSRVWLITPDDVPDHQPTPPAGCSFNIGGAFTFQSGISAFIYTPCAASIGSGIHISGQVFSGNVSVSGSASVSYTAIGLAGYDLTTGGPDTASYTGPLVTVSRRNTAG, encoded by the coding sequence ATGGCTGCCTTGCGGCAGAAGGATCAGAGCGACCGCGGCTACGCGCTCGTCTCCGTCATCGGCGTCATCCTTGTCTGTGGGATTGTGCTCGCCCTGATGGGAACGATGGTGGCATCGGCACTGGGCGCCAGCACGTCGACCCGGGCCGGTGTGCAGTCCCGTGGCGCGGCAGACCAAGGAGTCGCCGTCGTCACGGCCGATATCGACAAAGGGGCCGCCGCGGGCTTTCCTGCGAGTCCGACCTCCGTGTGGCGCTGTCCCGCTCTTGCGGGCAACTACGACAATTCGGTGGCCCCGGTCAGCCCGACGCCGTTGGTGCCCGTGCCCGGGCCGACGCCGAGCACAATGGCGGCGCCGAATTCGGTCTACAAGGTAACGGTGCAGCATGCTGGTTCGGATGGCGTCTGGCATCCGGGCTGCCCGACCGCTCTCGGCCAACAGGTCAAGCTGGAGGCGACGGGCTGGGCTCAGCAGAACGGGATCCAGGGACGCAGCGATCAGGACAGTGCTCACCTGGAAGTGGTGCTGGGTCCATCACACGGTCTTATTGCTGACGGACCCGCGATCTTCGGCTATTCGACCGGAGGACTCGCCGGCGGCGGCTCACTGGTCGAGGTCGGTTCAGCGTCGCCTGATGTCGTTATCCAAACCGGGAACGTCAACTGCTCGGGCGCGTTCTACAGCAATGCCGATCTAGTAGTCGAAGGCGGAGATCTCGCGATCAGCGGGTCCTGCAATGTCACAGGCAATGTCTGGGCAAGCGGTGCGGTGAGCCTGAGCGGTGGGGTGAAGGTGTCTGGCAGTGTCGTCGGCAGCTCGATCACCGTTGACGGCAGCAGTCATATCGACGGCAGTGCTTGGACCCCCGGAGCGGTATCGATTACGGGTGGCGGCTCCTACATCGGCGGAAGCCTGACTGCCGGTTCGCTGACACTCTCTGGCAGCGGCCAGTTGCACGGCGGAGCGTGGATCTTCGGTGCGCTGCAGTGCTCGAACTGGGACTACTGCGTTGGCGGAAACGTCACCGCGAAGACCTACACCGACCCTCGGTACACGGGAACCACCTCGTCGAGCACCCACGGCACCATCACCGTCACAGCCCCAGGTGTGCCGTCCTCTCCGGGCGCGTACGGGTCGGCTCCGAGCGCCCCCGTGGTGCCGACCTGGATCGACTACAGCAGTGACACCTCGGTCTGGTCAGGTTTCGCACAATTGGATGTCAGCGGCGCCGCGTGCACCTCGGCCAGTTCGCTGTCGACCGCGATCGCAAACAAGCTCGCCTCGACCGCCGGGGCGACCGGCGTGGTCGCTGACATGCTGGGTTGCTCCAGTGGCTTGACGATCGGGGGGTCCGATGCGGTCGCTTTGAACACCGATGTCGTCTTCTACGCCCACCAGTACAACCTCGCCGGGTCGGGCAAGTTCACGTCGACACGTGGGTCGCGTGTCTGGCTCATCACGCCTGACGACGTGCCCGACCATCAGCCCACGCCGCCGGCGGGCTGCTCCTTCAACATCGGTGGAGCGTTCACGTTCCAGAGTGGCATCAGCGCCTTCATCTACACGCCGTGCGCCGCTTCGATCGGGTCCGGAATCCATATCTCCGGTCAGGTCTTCTCCGGCAACGTGTCGGTGTCAGGCTCTGCCTCCGTGAGCTACACCGCGATCGGCCTCGCCGGGTACGACCTCACGACCGGCGGGCCGGACACCGCCTCGTACACGGGGCCGCTCGTGACAGTCTCGCGCAGGAACACTGCGGGGTGA